The Desulfitibacter sp. BRH_c19 sequence TCCTTTAATGTGAGCTGGCACACCCATTTGGTGAATGATTTTTGTAACTTCAATATCCAGGCTTTTACCTTTAACCATACCATTTCTAGAACCGCCACCTGTTGATTCGCCTCTTACTAGTTGCTTGATTCTTGTACCAAGCACATCTAAGTCAAAGGGCTTTAATATGTAATAGTCTGCTCCTAAATCACAGGATTGTTGTGTCATTGTTTCCTGACCCAAAGTAGTTAACACAATAATCTTTGGCCTAACATTTAGATCTATAGAATTTAATTTTTCTAAAACACCTATTCCATCTAAATGAGGCATTATGATATCCAAAATAACTACATCTGGTTCCTTTTCCTGGATAGCTTTTAAGGCTTCAATGCCATTATAAGCTGTATCACAAAGGTTTAAATCTTTTTGATTCGAGAAATACTCCCCTAGAATGCCGCAAAAATCCCTATTATCGTCCACAACTAAAACATTTATTGGTTCATCCACTTAACCCACACTCCCTGTATTAGTTTTACTAGTTGGGTTTATTATTTCAACATAAATTTGGCTTTTCCTGCCACTTTTTGTAATATCACAATATTAGTTAAAATTCGTCAAATATTTTACTTTTTGCACAAAAAGAAAACATACAGCGTATGCTTCTTCAAGATTACTGTATGTTTAAAGGTATTATGATGCTGACAAAACTGAGTCAGTAACTAGTTCTTCTGGAATGATTCCAATCTCCTCAAGCATCCATTCTGCAAGGATTCCATATCCTCTGGTTGGATCTTGTACAAATACATGTGTCACCGCACCAATGAGCCTACCATTTTGAATAATTGGACTACCACTCATTCCCTGAATTATTCCACCTGTTTTCTCAATTAATCTTGGATCAGTAACTCTTAATACTAAACCTTTACCATTTTCCTTTTGATGAGAAATTACTCTTTCAATTTGAATTTCAAACTTTTCAATAGTATCACCTTCTAGTACTGTTAGTATATGAGCAGTACCAGGAGTTATTTGATTTGCGTAAGCTACAGGTATAGGTTCACTATAGTAGGTATCCTTTGGTATTGTATCCAATATTCCATAAATACCTAAATTACAATTCTTCATTATTCCACCTGACAAAACCTTATCATTACTAAAACTACCTATTTTTTCACCTGGGTAGCCTTTTCGTCCCAAAGTGATATTTTGAATAGAAGCTGAAATAATTCTTCCCATTCCATCTTTAAGTTCTTCCTTGATATCAGCATTTGCTATTACATGACCTAATGCTCCATATTTTCCATTTGAGGGTTCAAAAAAGGTAAGAGTCCCAATTCCTGCTGCTGTGTCTCTTACATATAAACCTATTCTATATCTGCCTGTATCACCACATTTAACAGGTTCAATGGAAAAATCCATTTTCAAGCCATTTCTAATAACTTCTATTGTAAGCTGTTTCTCTAATTGTCCATACTTGTCAATTAGTTCTGCTAGCTCACGATCACTACCTACAGCTTGATTATTAATTTTGGAAATTATATCTCCAATTTGGATTCCTTGATCCTTTGCAGGTTCTATTTCTGTATTAGATTCATTTGTAACTGGTGAGAAACCAACTACAATAACTCCCTGTGCATTTAAAACAACGCCAATCGAATGTCCTGATGGATAAACTTTAATTTGTGGTACAACATCAACTTTAATTTCCTTTAGTGGTATTAAACCAAATAAACTTAATTTTGCTGTGTAATTTCCACTATTTAAAAATTTTTTGGTACCTGAAGACAAATCTAACGATTTTACCAGACCACTTTCATCATGAATTTGCATTTTAAAATTATTAACTAATTTTTTGGGAAAAACTAAAGGTAAATTAAATTCATCACCAACTGATAATTTCTGTGTTGTTGGAAGTAAGAAGTAACTTTGCATCTGGGGACTGAAGCTTATGGCTAAAACAACTGCAATGATAATGAATGCATAAATTCTGCTAAACTTACTTTTGCGCAAATGACATTCACTCCTGTACTTTAGTCTCCCCGATTCATTTTTGACACCCGTACAGAAAAATAATTTTTATTATTTCTTTTGTTTCTAGTGTGTCTTCAGGCAATTTTCTTATCCTGGCAATACTGACTATCCAAGTTAATATAAACTTCTTTGTGAATTCATTGATAGTATAAAAAAAGATGCGCTAATAGAATAAAAAAAGTGCAGTTAGATTTAACTGCACTTCAAGCTCTGTTTTAGTAATTCTACAGCATGTTCTTTAGCTTTGGTAGTTGCTCCCAGCATTCTAGTTAATTCTGCAACCTTTTCCTCTTCTTTGCAAAGTTTTGAAACTTTTGTATGAGTTTTATCTTTCTCGCTAAATTTTTGGATATAATAATGAGAATCTGCAAAAGCTGCTATATGTGGTGAATGGGTAACACAGATTATTTGACAAAATTGACTTGTCTCTGAAAGTTTTTCTGCAACCGGCTTTAGCACTAAACCACCAATTCCAGAATCAATTTCATCAAAAATTAATACAGGTACATTGTCAACTTCTGCTAAGATACTTTTTAGTGAGAGCATAATCCTAGCCATTTCTCCACCTGAAGCTATTTTTGCTAAGGGCTTAAGAGGTTCTCCAGGATTTGGTGAAATAAGAAACTCAATTTTGTCATTACCAAATGGTCCTCGATCAGCTAAAGGCTCAATAGAAATCATAAATTCAACATTAGGCATTACTAAATCATTTAATGCTTTCATTGTTTTTACCTGAAGTTTATCAGCAGTACATCTTCTTAAAGAGTGAATTTCTTGTGCTAAGCTATCATATTCTTGTGTAGCTACTAAAGTTTTATCCTCTATGTTCTTTAGCATTTCCTCTGCATTTTCCAGCTCATACAATTCATCTGCGAGCTTTTCCTTTAATGAAATAATATTTTCAATATCATTTCCGTACTTTCTTTTCAATTTACTTATTAATGCAAGTCGATCCTCTACATGCTTCATTCTATATGGATCATAATTCAGATCTTGAGGGTAGTTTTTAAAATTAATTGCTAACTCCTGAAGCTGATACATAGAATTTTCTAATTCAGATAGAGACCCATCTAAATTCTCATCTAATCCACGTAAATTTCGAAATTTATCAATTACCAGGCCAATTAGGTCATATGCACTAGTTTCAGTACTTTCTCCTGAAAAGAGAAGAGAATTTGCTTCCTCACAAGCACCCTGTAATTCTTGAGCACTTCCCATAACCTTAAGTTCTTTTTCGAGAATCTCTTCTTCCCCAGGATTAAGCTCGGCCTGGGAAATTTCTTCTAATTGATATTGGAGAAACTCTCTTTCACGAAGACCCTTGCTAACTATTTCTTGAAGTCTGCTTTTTTGCTTTTCTAAGTATTTTATGTTTATATACTTTTCATTAATTTGAAAGCGTAATTTTTGTAAGTTTTTGCCTCCGAGACGATCGAGTAATTCTGCCTGCTTAGATAAAGATGTTAGCTGCTGGGTAGTATTTTGTCCGTGGATTTCAACTAGCAAACGACTTAAGTTTTGAAAGTTTGAAAGAGTGACTGTTCGTCCATTAATACGACATACATTCTTGCCATTTTCACTAATTTCTCTAGTAAGGATAATGGCACCATCTTCCTCTGGGGTTATTCCAATTTCCTCAAGATTAGTATTATATATATTATTTTCAGACGTTTCAAAAGAAAATACACCCTGGACAATGGCCTTTGCACTACCAGTTCTAATATACTCAATTGAGGCCCTATCGCCTAACAGTAAACCGACAGCATCTATGAGTATAGATTTACCAGCTCCAGTTTCACCTGATAATACATTAAAGCCTTTTTGAAACTCTATATTGATTTCTTCTATTAAAGCAAAATTCTCGATATGTAATTCTTGCAGCATGGCAGATCACCTCTCATTCTAAAAGCTTATTAAGAATCTCAAGATTTCTTTGAACAGCCTCTTTTGGCTTAACTACTAAAAGGATTGTATCATCCCCAGCAATAGTACCAATTACCTCAGGCCATTGAATATGGTCTATACAGGAAGCAATAGCATTTGCTACTCCCGGCAAGGTTTTAATTACAATAAGATTATCACTATAATCTATACTTGTGGCAGAATCCTTTAATAGCTTACTCAACCTA is a genomic window containing:
- a CDS encoding sporulation transcription factor Spo0A, which translates into the protein MDEPINVLVVDDNRDFCGILGEYFSNQKDLNLCDTAYNGIEALKAIQEKEPDVVILDIIMPHLDGIGVLEKLNSIDLNVRPKIIVLTTLGQETMTQQSCDLGADYYILKPFDLDVLGTRIKQLVRGESTGGGSRNGMVKGKSLDIEVTKIIHQMGVPAHIKGYQYLRDAILMVIEEVNLLGAVTKELYPLIAKKYMTTPSRVERAIRHAIELAWDRGNVDMMNRFFGYTINVERGKPTNSEFIAMVADKLRLGSKVG
- a CDS encoding ArgR family transcriptional regulator yields the protein MKNLRQRKILELIKSYDIETQEDLVNKLRESSFDVTQATVSRDIKELSLIKIATGNNKYKYFVTAEPRHNLNMNRLSKLLKDSATSIDYSDNLIVIKTLPGVANAIASCIDHIQWPEVIGTIAGDDTILLVVKPKEAVQRNLEILNKLLE